ATTGGCCTGTACCCAGGGCATAACGAATACCTGAGTGGCTATCATCCGGCCATTCCAGCTTACAACGCAGGGTCCGAACTTGACACGGTTCGTATCCGAGGGATTCTTGCAGATGACCTGGACCCGATCGCCCGGATTATTGGCATAAATGCTATCCGTTCCGAAGTTTCCGAATGCTTTGTTCGGCCCGATGATCTCGATGTACGTGTTCATGCCGGGCGTGCCGATGTCCGGAAGCAGATAGGTAATCGCCTGAGCGGAAGATGTGGATGGCCGAAGCGAGACAAGTGCGAGAACTGCCAAGCAGAGCGCACGAACGCGATTTGCGCTCCGTTGGCGCCATCGCTCGAGTATCATACAACTCATAGAGGGAGCAAGAGAATAGCCGATTTGCAATCTTCGTTTTATGACATGTGGGCCCTTGGATTCGTGCCCTCCTTGCGCGTCGCGCCAAACCTTCTCCGGCAACTCGGCGTTTCCGGCTCGCCTAAAATGAAATCCTCAACACAGACAACGATTGGCGTTTCGCTGATCATTCTTATCTTTGCCGGCTGGCTCTACATGATGAGCGAACAGCAGGCGAAGATCGCCAAAAATCAGCCAAAACCAGTGGCGGCTGATACGACTCGCTCCACCGCGCCGACCGACACGTCTCAAGTTACACATGAGACCGAAGCGTCGCATGGGGCCACTGCATCGCAGAAGTCCGATACGGCAAGCGGCATTTTTGCTTCGGCTGCGGCCGTGCCCGAAGTTTTCAAGACTGTCGAGACTCCGCTCTTCACTGCGACGATCTCCTCGCATGGCGGAGCGATCTCCAGCTTCGTGCTAAAGCATTACCTGACCTGGGACAAGAAGCCTCTCGATCTCGTCGATCCGACGGAACATCAGGGTGCGGACATCAACTTGCGATTTGTCACCTCTGATGGCAAGCTTGCACAGACCAATAATTTTCCGTTTATTCTCGACCCAAAACCAAACGTCCTTGCCGAGGGTGATAGCATTACCTTTAGTGCATTCTATCGATTGGATAGTGGACGCTCGATCGAGAAGGTCTTCCATTTCAGCGGCAAGAATTATTTAGTCGGCATCGAGTATAAGCTAAACGGTCTTGAAAATTCCGTCTCGGGTTATCACTACACCGCCGCACTAGACAATCCCCTTCCGTTCGTCGAGCAACGGAGCCAGGATGACCTCACTAACGCGAAGGTCTTTGCCGGTATTGCCGGAGAGATCGAGGATCTCGCGGTTTCGAAAGCGAAGCAATCCGAATCCAAGTCGGTCAATGGTGATATCACCTATGCCGGCATGCGCAATCAGTACTTCGAGAAAGCGATGATGCCGGTGGGAATGAAGTCGATCGGCGCCCTTTTGACTGCGAAGGCCGATACTGTTGCGGGCGGCGCTATCGTTGCCAAGTATATGGCCTCGATCAATGTGCCGATCGGACGCACGTCGAAAGAAGATCTCGCATTCAATCTTTATTTCGGTCCGCTCGAATACGATCGCATTTCGGCGCTTGGTGTTGGGCTCGATCAGTCGATGTACTTTGGCTGGCCCGTCGTTCGGCCCATCGCGGTCCATTTGCTGATGCCGTTCTTCTTATGGCTGCATGGGTTCATCACCAACTGGGGCCTGGTCATTATTGTCTTTTCCATCGTCATTAAGCTGGTGACGATTCCGCTCTCGACCGGACAAATGCGATCGATGCGTAAGATGCAAGTGCTGGCGCCGATGGTGACCGAAGTCCGCGACAAGTATAAGGACGATCAGAAGAAGATGAACGAGGAGATGATGAAGTTGTATCGGACCTACGGCGTGAATCCCGCCGGAGGATGCTTGCCGATGGTGCTTCAGATGCCGATCCTCTTTGCGCTCTATCAGGTACTGAAGAATGTGATCCAATTGCGGCAGGCGCCGTTCGCCCTCTGGATCACCGATCTTTCGACCCCGGATTTTGTCATTCATCTCGGCAAAAATATCCCCTTGCTTCCCGATGCGATCAGCGGACTTACCCTGTTCCTTGTCGCCACGATGTTCTTGCAGCAGTTTTTCATGGTGACCGACCCGCGACAGAAAATGATGGCGTATATCATGCCATTCATGTTCCTGTTCATGTTTAACAATCTGCCCTCCGGCGTCGCCCTATATTACTTCATGTTCAATATTTTCGGACTCGCGCAACAGTTCTATCTCACGAAGATCGCAACTCCGCTGAATATCGAAGATATGAAGAAAGACCCGAAAAAGGGCGGCGGAATCATGGCGCGTCTTCAGGATATGGAAAAGCAACAGCGTTCGACCCGGCAGCAGCAATACACCGGTAAAGGACAGACGGGCAAGAAGAAGAAATAATCGATTCCCGAGGCGATCTTGATGACTCCCGGAAGCGCACCCTGCTTCCGGGAGTTTTTGTTTGACGTCAGGACTTAGGGTTTACGCCATGCCCCTCGGACTTTTTCACGATACCATCGCAGCGATCGCCACGCCGGAAGGCCGTAGCGCATTGGCGATCGTTCGGATTTCCGGGCCGGATGCGATCGGCATCGTCTCTCGTATGGTCGAGGACCCCGCAGACTTATGGGTGGCAAAATCCGCAAGTTCGGTTTATGCGAAGATTACGGACATCGACGATGTGGTGATTCATATCAACCGCGCACCCCGATCGTTTTCTGGTGAGGACCTTTGCGAGATTACGCCGCATGGCTCGCCGATTATCGCTCGCCAGATACTGGAATTGCTTTACGCGGGTGGGGCTCGGCAAGCTGAGCCTGGAGAGTTTTCGCGCCGCGCGTTTTTCAATGGCAAGATTGGAATTGAGGATGCGGAGTTGATTTCCGTGAAGGTCGACGCTCAATCCGTGCACGAATTGCGCGGCTCGGAGCTGGCTCTTCATGAGAAGTTCGAGCGTCTGCACGGCGCATACGAACAGCTTATTTCTCTGATCGCGCATGTTGATGCGGAGATTGATTTTGGCGAATCGGACCATATTCAAATCAAGGATTTTGATTTGCGCGTCGAATCCGTTCGTGCCTCGCTCGCGCAGCTACTACGCGATTCCCTCACTCGTCGCGCAAACGCGGGTTTCTTTACTGTTGCTTTGACGGGTCCACCGAATGTTGGAAAGAGTAGCGTCTTCAATGCGCTCTTGAATTTCGAGCGAAGCATAGTTAGTGATATTCCCGGGACCACGCGTGACTATGTCGAGGCCTTTATCAATATTGATGGTTTTCGAGTCAAGCTGATCGATACCGCCGGGGTCCGCGATGCCGAGGAGTTTATTGAAGGTCGTGGCATCGAGCTTGGCGCAAACGCGGCGCAGCATGCCGATATTTCGCTTCGAGTGACGGAGCCAGGCGATCGGCTTCCGAGCATGCCCAATGGCTCCCTTCTCTTGCACAATAAGCGTGATCTGGATGGATGGAGCGAGGGTCTGAGTGTATCGGCCATTACTGGCGAAGGCGTTTCCAGAATTCACGGGTGGCTCGCTGGCGAGCTTCGTTCGCGATCGTCCGAATATAATATGCTCACATTGTCTGATCTTGAGCAGTCTACGATTTCAGAGGTCTTGTTGTCCCTTTCGGGCGTGACTCTTGAATCTGAGCCTGCTATTCTGTCAGATGACCTTAGACGATGCGCCAGCGGTATTTCGGAATTGCTTGGTGAAAACATATCTGATAACAGTCTTGATTACATATTCGCTAAGATGTGCATAGGAAAATAGTAAAGTCGGCAAAGATATTTATGATATGATTTCTGAATTGTTCCACGTGGAACCAACTGATATCCTCGTAATCGGTGGCGGCCATGCCGGCATCGAAGCGACGAATGCGGCCCATAGGATGGGTCTGAGCGTTCGGCTTGTCTCTATGTCGGCGGATAAGGTCGGAACACTTTCATGCAATCCGGCAGTCGGCGGTACCGGAAAGGGTCAGGTTGTCAAGGAGATCGATGCTTTAGGTGGACTGATGGGTGAGATCACGGATGAATGCTCGCTGCAGTTCAAAATGCTAAACAGCTCCAAAGGAGCAGCCGTATGGTCGCCTAGATCTCAGGTTAGCCGTAGCCTCTATCCTATTGTTGCTCAGAGGCGTTTGCGTGAACTGGATCCGAACATCATCATCGAAGGATCGGTCGAACGTATTTGGATCGAAGGAAGCCGAGTCGCCGGAGTCATTCTTTCAGATGGCAGACACCTCCGATCCAAGGCTGTCATTATTTGCGCGGGCACATTCCTGAACGGCGTCATGCACACAGGTATGACACAATCATCTGGCGGTCGATATGGTGAGCAATCTGCATTTCTTACGACTGAACCCGAAGCTGCTCTAAAGCTTCGGACCGCCCGACTCAAAACTGGGACGCCGCCTCGAGTATCATTGGCCTCGATAGATACCTCAAATCTTGAATCGCAGCCCGGCGACCCAATAATTGTCCCGTTCTCTTCGAGAACGCTTCTCCCACCGGTGAATCATATCACCTGTTGGTTGACGGCAACTTCTCGGATTACGCATGATGTCCTATCAAGAGGCTTCGACCAGTCACCGATGTTCACGGGCCGGATAATTGGCAAAGGGCCTCGCTATTGTCCTTCGATCGAGGACAAGATAGTCAGGTTTGCGGAGAGAGACTCGCACCATATCTTTCTGGAACCGGAAGAGGCAGATGGCGATACGGTCTATGTCAATGGCTTCTCCACGAGCTTACCTGCAGATATTCAGGTAGCGGCGCTCCGAACCATGCCGGGACTTGAAACGGTCGAACTGCTACGCCCTGGGTATGCCGTCGAATATGATTACTTCCCAGCCTACCAGCTAAAACACACCCTGGAAAGCAAGGAAATCGAGGGACTGTATTTCGCCGGTCAGGTAAATGGTACCTCTGGCTACGAAGAAGCAGCTGGCCAGGGCTTGGTCGCTGGGATTAACGCTGCCTCCAAAGTCATCGGGAAGCCGGACTTCATCCTTGGCCGGGAGGAAGCGTACGTCGGTGTAATGATAGACGATCTCATCAGCAAAATCCAGGAAGAGCCTTATCGTCTCTTCACTTCAAGCGCCGAGCATCGGCTTCTGCTTCGCCAGGATAATGCAGATCTTCGCCTTTCGGATAAGGCATTCGCATACGGGCTTATTTCGCGGTCGGAGTATGAGAAGGCCAATGACAAGCGGGCATTGATAAGGCATGCGCTTGAATGGGCCGAGACGGAGCGAGTGGAGGTAAGCACATATCCATTGGTCCGAGACAGCGTGCTTAATAGAATACGATCCAAGAATGGCTCCTTTGAGAGCTTCCTGCGAGATAGCCAGGAAGAAGGGCTCAAAGGGCGAATTCTTCATCGGCGAGACCTATTGCATACTATCGAAACGGAAATAGCCTACGAAGGCTACGTCAGACAGCACCGACAACAGATAATTCGACTCAAGGAAAGCACGGACCGCGCGATTCCACTATCGTTCGATTATTCCAATCTCCTCTCCATCAGTAAGGAGAGTCGGGAGGCACTCTCTCGAGTAAGACCCTCAACCGTCGGGCAGGCATCCAGACTTGCCGCCGTGACACCATCAGACGTCGCAATGCTGATGATTGCTGTTCGCAAACACGAAATGTTCCACGTGGAACATTCAGCTATTCTACAATAACTACACTTTCTCTACCTTTTTTCACTCTTCTTATCTTTCTTAACAGTGAATAGCCAAAGCTTATTTGACGAAGTTAGACTTCTTGCGACAGAACAGCGCAACCCTGATTCGCTAAAGTTGGATGAAATGAGCACTGAAGAAGTGCTCAGACTGATTAATAGGGAAGACGCGAAAGTCGCGAAGGCTGTTGAGAGCGAAATTCCGCACATCACCGCAGTCGTGGATGAATTGGTGAGGCGCTTCAAACGTGGCGGGAAGTTGTTTTACGTTGGAGCAGGCACGAGCGGGCGAATGGGGGTGGTCGATGCCGCAGAATGTCCTCCAACGTTCGGAACGCCCCGGGACCAGATTGAAGCCATCATCGCTGGTGGCCATCTGGCCGTCTTTCAAGCACAGGAAGGCGCCGAAGACAGACCCGAATTCGGCGCACACGCAATCCAGCAAGCTGGCGCCGCCGACACCGATATGGTAATCGGTATCGCGGCAAGCAAGCGTACTCCATTCGTTCTTGGGGCTCTTGAACGCGGCTTTACGCTCAATGCCTATACGGTTTTGCTCACCACGAATCCCCGCGAATCGGTAGGGTATCCTTATTTGAGCGAGACTATTTGTCCCGTCGTCGGACCTGAAGTGCTTATGGGCTCAACCCGCATGAAGTCTGCTCTTGCGCAAAAGATGGTCCTCACGATGATCACGACAACCGCGATGGTCCGCATGGGGAAGGTGTATCAGAACATGATGGTCGATCTGCAGCTTACAAACAGGAAGTTGGAGGAGCGCGCAAAACGAATCGTTATGATTGCCACCGACTGCGATTACGAGCAGGCGAAAGAACTGCTGGAGCAAAGCGGCGGACACGTCAAGAGTGCGATCATCATGAGAATCGCTGGCTCCAACAAAGCAGAAGCTGACAGAGTACTTGCGGAGTCGGATGGATTCGTCAAGCGAGCGATTGAGAAGCTCCGCTCCAAGTGACACGCCTGTCGCTCACGGGACGTTGATCCCATGCTGAAATTCCTCACGACGTGCTTCCCACTCTTCGAGCGTGATCGCAAAGACATGGGTATCCTGCCATTTCCCTCCAAGGAACAGTGCTCGCTGAACCGTGCCTTCACGTCGAAGACCAAGCTTCTCAGGAATCCGAAGACTCGCCAGATTATCTACACCTATCCAGAGTGATGCGCGGTGTAGCTTCAAATGCTCGAATGCGAATGTGAGTGCAAGCTTCGTGGCTTCAGTTGCATATCCCTGACCGATATAAGACTTGCCGATCCAGTATCCAATAAAACAGGATTGCAGGACACCACGCACCAGATTAGTCAAGCCGATTTGCCCGACAATCGCATTGGGTGGCTCGGTATCTTTTGCGTAAATGAAAAACCGGTAGTCCGTCCCTTCATCCCACTTCTCGAGCGCGGCCATGATATAATCGCGTGCATACCTCCGCGCCTTATCGGCATAAGCCTCTGGTGGAGTAGGAGGTGACCATGCATCGAGATGGCCGACAAAAGAATCGGCAAAGAGGGCGGAGTATTCATCGGCGTCTGAAACATGAATCTTTCGGATCGTCAGACGTGGTGATGCGAGCGAAGTAGGCACCCGCACGGGCGGGCGATAGAAATCGAGCATTACAGTGCGGCAAGTGCCTCCAAGACTTCATCGACATGGCCGGTCACTTTCACCTTCGGGAAGATTTTCGCGATCTTCCCTTTCTTATCAATCACGAATGTCGTCCGCTCAACACCGATATATTTCCGGCCATACATGGATTTCTCCTTCCACACGCCGTAGTCGTTCACGATCTTCTTGTCCTCATCGGCAAGAAGCGTGAAGGGCAGCTCGTACTTCTCCTTGAACTTCCCATGGCTCTTCTCACTATCGGGACTCACGCCGAGCACGACGGCATCCTTCCGCTCGACACGCGCGAAGTTATCGCGGAAGTCACATGCTTCTCTCGTGCAACCGGAAGTCATGTCCTTTGGATAGAAATAGAGTACGACGTTCTTGCCGCGAAAGTCGTTGAGTGAGATGGTGTTGCCCGCATCATCTTTCGCAGTTATCTCAGGAGCCTTGTCACCTTCTTTAAGCATCGCTATTTGAAATTAACCTTCGTTTCACCCTTTGTCACGACAGCTACGCGCCATGGTTTGCCGCGCTGATGCACCATCCAGAAGAATGCGGCATCCTCGCTCGGGTCTTTCGGTTTCACTTTGACCATTCCCGTCTCCTCGATCTCAGTCGTGTCGATCAATGCGCCTTGCAGGTCAGGCTTCAAATCGC
The window above is part of the Bacteroidota bacterium genome. Proteins encoded here:
- the yidC gene encoding membrane protein insertase YidC → MKSSTQTTIGVSLIILIFAGWLYMMSEQQAKIAKNQPKPVAADTTRSTAPTDTSQVTHETEASHGATASQKSDTASGIFASAAAVPEVFKTVETPLFTATISSHGGAISSFVLKHYLTWDKKPLDLVDPTEHQGADINLRFVTSDGKLAQTNNFPFILDPKPNVLAEGDSITFSAFYRLDSGRSIEKVFHFSGKNYLVGIEYKLNGLENSVSGYHYTAALDNPLPFVEQRSQDDLTNAKVFAGIAGEIEDLAVSKAKQSESKSVNGDITYAGMRNQYFEKAMMPVGMKSIGALLTAKADTVAGGAIVAKYMASINVPIGRTSKEDLAFNLYFGPLEYDRISALGVGLDQSMYFGWPVVRPIAVHLLMPFFLWLHGFITNWGLVIIVFSIVIKLVTIPLSTGQMRSMRKMQVLAPMVTEVRDKYKDDQKKMNEEMMKLYRTYGVNPAGGCLPMVLQMPILFALYQVLKNVIQLRQAPFALWITDLSTPDFVIHLGKNIPLLPDAISGLTLFLVATMFLQQFFMVTDPRQKMMAYIMPFMFLFMFNNLPSGVALYYFMFNIFGLAQQFYLTKIATPLNIEDMKKDPKKGGGIMARLQDMEKQQRSTRQQQYTGKGQTGKKKK
- a CDS encoding GTPase, whose product is MPLGLFHDTIAAIATPEGRSALAIVRISGPDAIGIVSRMVEDPADLWVAKSASSVYAKITDIDDVVIHINRAPRSFSGEDLCEITPHGSPIIARQILELLYAGGARQAEPGEFSRRAFFNGKIGIEDAELISVKVDAQSVHELRGSELALHEKFERLHGAYEQLISLIAHVDAEIDFGESDHIQIKDFDLRVESVRASLAQLLRDSLTRRANAGFFTVALTGPPNVGKSSVFNALLNFERSIVSDIPGTTRDYVEAFINIDGFRVKLIDTAGVRDAEEFIEGRGIELGANAAQHADISLRVTEPGDRLPSMPNGSLLLHNKRDLDGWSEGLSVSAITGEGVSRIHGWLAGELRSRSSEYNMLTLSDLEQSTISEVLLSLSGVTLESEPAILSDDLRRCASGISELLGENISDNSLDYIFAKMCIGK
- the mnmG gene encoding tRNA uridine-5-carboxymethylaminomethyl(34) synthesis enzyme MnmG yields the protein MEPTDILVIGGGHAGIEATNAAHRMGLSVRLVSMSADKVGTLSCNPAVGGTGKGQVVKEIDALGGLMGEITDECSLQFKMLNSSKGAAVWSPRSQVSRSLYPIVAQRRLRELDPNIIIEGSVERIWIEGSRVAGVILSDGRHLRSKAVIICAGTFLNGVMHTGMTQSSGGRYGEQSAFLTTEPEAALKLRTARLKTGTPPRVSLASIDTSNLESQPGDPIIVPFSSRTLLPPVNHITCWLTATSRITHDVLSRGFDQSPMFTGRIIGKGPRYCPSIEDKIVRFAERDSHHIFLEPEEADGDTVYVNGFSTSLPADIQVAALRTMPGLETVELLRPGYAVEYDYFPAYQLKHTLESKEIEGLYFAGQVNGTSGYEEAAGQGLVAGINAASKVIGKPDFILGREEAYVGVMIDDLISKIQEEPYRLFTSSAEHRLLLRQDNADLRLSDKAFAYGLISRSEYEKANDKRALIRHALEWAETERVEVSTYPLVRDSVLNRIRSKNGSFESFLRDSQEEGLKGRILHRRDLLHTIETEIAYEGYVRQHRQQIIRLKESTDRAIPLSFDYSNLLSISKESREALSRVRPSTVGQASRLAAVTPSDVAMLMIAVRKHEMFHVEHSAILQ
- the murQ gene encoding N-acetylmuramic acid 6-phosphate etherase, coding for MNSQSLFDEVRLLATEQRNPDSLKLDEMSTEEVLRLINREDAKVAKAVESEIPHITAVVDELVRRFKRGGKLFYVGAGTSGRMGVVDAAECPPTFGTPRDQIEAIIAGGHLAVFQAQEGAEDRPEFGAHAIQQAGAADTDMVIGIAASKRTPFVLGALERGFTLNAYTVLLTTNPRESVGYPYLSETICPVVGPEVLMGSTRMKSALAQKMVLTMITTTAMVRMGKVYQNMMVDLQLTNRKLEERAKRIVMIATDCDYEQAKELLEQSGGHVKSAIIMRIAGSNKAEADRVLAESDGFVKRAIEKLRSK
- a CDS encoding GNAT family protein, translating into MLDFYRPPVRVPTSLASPRLTIRKIHVSDADEYSALFADSFVGHLDAWSPPTPPEAYADKARRYARDYIMAALEKWDEGTDYRFFIYAKDTEPPNAIVGQIGLTNLVRGVLQSCFIGYWIGKSYIGQGYATEATKLALTFAFEHLKLHRASLWIGVDNLASLRIPEKLGLRREGTVQRALFLGGKWQDTHVFAITLEEWEARREEFQHGINVP
- the bcp gene encoding thioredoxin-dependent thiol peroxidase, which encodes MLKEGDKAPEITAKDDAGNTISLNDFRGKNVVLYFYPKDMTSGCTREACDFRDNFARVERKDAVVLGVSPDSEKSHGKFKEKYELPFTLLADEDKKIVNDYGVWKEKSMYGRKYIGVERTTFVIDKKGKIAKIFPKVKVTGHVDEVLEALAAL